A region from the Pirellulales bacterium genome encodes:
- a CDS encoding nuclear transport factor 2 family protein, producing the protein MSSISILLTRNLQDVFGENDPARRRATIDEIYTDDGVFYDPTSGAHRGRDAIDRVAGAIRATHPDFRYQPIAEPEELGNGGRIQWVSGRPGEAPAYAGTDFIIARDGRIAALYLFFDKLP; encoded by the coding sequence ATGTCCAGCATATCGATCTTGCTGACTCGCAATCTTCAAGACGTGTTCGGTGAAAACGACCCCGCGCGTCGGCGGGCCACCATCGACGAAATCTACACCGACGATGGAGTGTTCTACGATCCTACCAGTGGGGCCCACCGTGGCCGCGACGCGATCGATCGCGTCGCGGGCGCGATCCGGGCAACTCACCCTGACTTTCGATATCAGCCAATTGCCGAACCTGAGGAATTGGGCAATGGCGGGCGGATCCAGTGGGTATCGGGCCGCCCTGGTGAGGCGCCCGCTTACGCCGGGACTGATTTCATCATTGCCCGGGACGGCCGGATTGCCGCCCTTTATCTCTTTTTCGACAAGCTCCCCTGA
- a CDS encoding alkene reductase: protein MNSILFQPFRLPDLTLPNRIVLSPMTRGRAGAARLPNQLTAKYYAQRSSAGLLITEATTISEQANGWNESPGIYTDEMTAGWKHTTDAVHEKGGVIFVQLWHTGRASHSSFHGGRPAVAPSAIKINEPEIHTPIGKQPHEVPRALETSEISLIVEDYRQAAERAKQAGFDGVELHSANGYLIDEFLQSKTNHRTDEYGGSIENRYRFLKEVTEAVTSVWPAHRVGVHLSPNSPYNDMGSPDFREQFTFVASQLDRFGLAYLHVVDGLAFGFHNLGEPMTLAEFRKVFHGPLVGNCGYTKETAEKAIAEGHADLISFGRPFISNPDLVERFRNGWPLAEPAPMSDWSSPTGGKGYTDFPAYALSPTRS, encoded by the coding sequence ATGAACAGCATCCTCTTTCAACCCTTCCGTCTGCCTGACCTGACTCTGCCAAACCGCATCGTCCTGTCGCCCATGACTCGCGGTAGGGCCGGAGCTGCTCGCCTGCCAAATCAACTAACGGCCAAGTACTACGCCCAGCGCAGTTCGGCTGGATTGCTCATCACCGAAGCCACTACGATCTCGGAGCAGGCCAACGGCTGGAACGAGTCGCCGGGCATCTACACCGATGAGATGACCGCAGGGTGGAAGCACACGACCGACGCCGTGCATGAAAAGGGTGGTGTGATCTTCGTCCAGCTTTGGCATACCGGACGGGCGTCCCACAGCAGCTTCCACGGCGGCAGGCCCGCCGTCGCTCCCTCGGCCATCAAGATCAACGAGCCGGAGATCCACACACCCATTGGCAAGCAGCCGCACGAAGTCCCGCGGGCGCTGGAAACGTCGGAGATCTCACTGATCGTGGAGGATTACCGACAAGCTGCCGAGCGAGCCAAGCAAGCAGGCTTCGACGGCGTGGAACTCCACAGCGCCAATGGGTATTTGATTGACGAGTTTCTTCAGTCGAAAACAAATCACCGCACGGACGAGTACGGCGGCAGCATCGAGAACCGTTACCGCTTCTTGAAGGAAGTGACCGAAGCCGTCACGTCCGTCTGGCCCGCCCACCGGGTCGGCGTGCATCTCTCGCCCAACAGTCCGTACAACGACATGGGGTCGCCGGATTTCCGGGAGCAGTTCACATTCGTTGCTAGTCAACTCGACCGTTTCGGGCTGGCGTACCTGCACGTAGTAGACGGGCTGGCCTTTGGCTTCCACAACCTCGGTGAGCCGATGACACTGGCCGAGTTCCGCAAGGTGTTCCACGGCCCGCTCGTGGGCAACTGCGGCTACACCAAGGAGACGGCAGAGAAGGCGATTGCCGAGGGACACGCCGATCTGATCTCCTTCGGGCGACCTTTCATCAGCAACCCGGACCTCGTGGAGCGCTTCAGGAACGGCTGGCCGCTGGCCGAACCAGCGCCGATGTCCGATTGGTCCTCGCCCACCGGGGGAAAGGGGTACACGGATTTCCCGGCCTACGCACTGTCGCCCACTCGGAGTTAA
- a CDS encoding MarR family transcriptional regulator: MKKDAPTAVHAWLVMMKAMQAITRYGLANLEETGLGLSDFAVLEALLHKGPLPVNVIGPKVNLTPGSISVAVDRLVAKGLVSRAESSQDRRVRIVALTPRGKSVITPVFRAHAATMEKVFSGLSREEMRQLEQQLKRIGKQAESLFDQSVAKDRAGKRRV; encoded by the coding sequence ATGAAAAAAGATGCTCCGACCGCCGTGCATGCCTGGCTGGTGATGATGAAGGCCATGCAGGCCATTACGCGATATGGCCTGGCAAACCTCGAGGAAACCGGCTTGGGGCTTTCGGATTTCGCCGTCCTTGAGGCCCTGCTTCACAAGGGACCGCTGCCCGTCAATGTGATCGGCCCGAAAGTCAATCTCACGCCCGGATCGATTAGTGTGGCTGTCGACCGGTTGGTCGCCAAAGGCTTGGTGAGCCGCGCCGAATCCTCTCAGGACCGCAGAGTTCGCATCGTGGCCTTGACCCCCCGCGGAAAATCCGTCATCACCCCAGTTTTCCGCGCGCATGCGGCGACGATGGAGAAAGTGTTTTCCGGCCTTTCGCGCGAGGAAATGCGACAACTCGAACAGCAATTGAAGCGCATTGGGAAACAAGCGGAATCGCTGTTTGACCAGAGCGTTGCAAAAGATCGCGCGGGAAAGAGGCGCGTCTGA